The DNA segment CCGTGCTCCTCGCGCAGGCGCAGAGTGTGCTCCCACAGGTTGGCACGACTCTGCGGGTCGAGCCCGGTCGACGGCTCGTCGAGGAAGATGAGCGGCGGCGCGTGCATGAGCCCGAGGGCGATGTCGAGCCGGCGCTTCTGTCCGCCGCTGAGCTGCTGCACGGTCCGGGTGCGGATCGCCTGGAGGCCGAGCGATGCGATGAGCTCGTCGGCCCGGCGGGCCGCGTCGGCGCGACGCATCCCGTAGAACGCGCCCTGGCTGAGCAGTTCGTCGCCGACCCGTTGCGCGAAGCTCCCGCTGGTGAGCTGCCCGACGTAGCCGATCCGGGCGCGGACCTCGCCGGGCTGTCGCCGGATGTCGAATCCGGCGACCCGGGCGGTGCCCTCGGTGGGCGGGATGAGGGTCGTGAGCATGCGGAGGCTCGTCGACTTGCCGGCGCCGTTGGGGCCGAGGAATGCGACGAGCTCGCCGGGAGTCACGCTGATGGACAGGTCGGTCACGGCGGCGACGGGCTGCTTCTTCACCGTGAATCGCTTGGTGAGCCCGTGGGTCTCGATGATCGGTGAGGTGGTCATGAGGCAACGCTAGGAACCTATGCGGACAGTTTTCGTCCTGATTGTTCGGCATGATGGACGCATGGCCGAAACCACCGCGCGTGCGCTGAAGCTCCTCAGCCTCCTGCAGACCCACCGGCACTGGACGAGCGCCGAGATCTCCGATCGACTCGGCATCACCGAGCGCACCGTCCGGCGCGACATCGACCGGCTCCGCGAACTCGGCTATCGGATCGAGTCCTCCCCGGGCGTCACGGGCGGGTACCGACTCGAGGCGGGCAACGCCCTGCCGCCGCTCCTCCTCGACGACGACGAGGCGGTCGCGATCGCGATCGGCCTGCGCATCGCCGCCGAGCAACGTCTCGTCGACGGAACCCAGACCACGCTGTCGGCGCTCGCCAAGCTCGAGCAGGTCCTCCCGCCGGCGCTGCGCCGCCGCGTCGCAGCACTCGGCGAGGCCGTCCAGCCGACACCGGCCACCGGTACCGCCGTCTCCCCCTCGCTGCTCGGCGAGCTCGCACTCGCCTGCCGCGACCACGAACGGCTGCGCTTCGGGTACACGTCGGCGGTCGGCGAGGCATCCGAGCGCCGCGTCGAACCGCACGCCCTCGCGCCCGCCGCCCGCAACTGGTACCTGGTCTGCTGGGATCTCGATCGCGAGGACTGGCGCACCTTCCGCGTCGACCGCATCGAGCGGGTACAGCACACGCGCGTGATCGGCCCGTCGCGCGAACTCGAACCCGCGCTCCGCGACGAGATGGTGCTCGCCGCGTCCTCGTACTCGCCCCAGCGCATCGAGGCCGACGTCGTCATGGACCTCGACTTCGACACGTTCCACGAGCACTTCGGCCACTGGGGCCAGGGCGCGACCCCCGAGGGCTCGGCGCGCACCCGCTGGCCGATCGGCGGCGCCGACTTCCGCGAGGCCCTCTACGGCATGCTCTACATCCCCGAGGGCGTCGCCTTCGCGACCGACTTCCCCGAACCGCACCGCGCCGAACTGCGAGAGGTGCTCGGCCGCGTCATCCGCGCGCTCGACGCACCCGCGCCCGCGCCGGCCGGGTCCGCCGCCGCGAACGCCGGACCGCCCGGCTGACCGGCGTGATCAGCGCTCGTCCAGGCCGCCGCGCGCCTCGAGCCCGAGGTCTGGATGGTCGACGAAGATCCCGTCGACGCCCGTGTCGATGATCGCGCGGAACTCGCCGAGCCAATCGCCCCAGGCCCCCCGCGCGGTTCCCGTCCGGCGCGCGGGGGTCAGGAACCGGTTCTCGGGCCGGAGCGTCCACGTGTAGACCGACAGACCGGCGCCGTGCGCGGCATCCACGAACTCGGCACCCTCCAGGACGCCGGGACCGGCCGCGCCGCGCCGTTGCGGGCCGACGAGCCGCCGCTTGCCGACGCTGACCCCGGTGACGCGCTGCGCGAGGCCCAGCAGGCCCGCCTCGGTCGCGAAGTCGTCGTACCCGACCGCGGACGCTCCGTGCTCGAGGACCAGGTCGAACGGGGCACCGGCGTCCTCGAGGAGGAAGACCCTGGCTCCGCGGATGCCGCGCTGCCGGAGCCGATCGAGCAGCGTCGGCTCGAACGACTCCATGATGAGCCGGTCGCCGCCGCGCCCCCACCCGGCCGCGCCCAGCTCTGCGGCGAACAGCTCGTCGAGGGGCAGCCCGAGCTCCGCGAAATGGCTCGCATGCTTGAACTCGGCGACGAGGCCGATCTCCCGTCCGGACTCGTCGCTCGCGGCATCCAGCAGGACGAGCAGGTCTCGGAACCGGATCAGGGGGTACCGCCCGTCGAACGATGCCGAATGCTGCCGGATCGCGCCGAGCCGCTCGGTCGCGCGCAGGGTCGACAGTTCGGCCCACGTGAAGTCCTCGGTGAACCACCCCGTGAGCTCTCGGCCGTCGACCTCCCGGGTGGTGCGCCGCGACGCGAACTCGGGTCGCGTCGCGACATCCGTCGTGCCCGAGATCTCGTTCTCGTGCCGCAGCACGAGCACGCCGTCGCGGGTCGGGACGAGGTCAGGCTCGACCGCCTCGGCGCCGAGCGCGAACGCGAGCCGGTAGGCCGCCTCGGTGTGCTCCGGCCGATACCCGGACGCGCCGCGGTGCGCGATCACGAGCGGACGCGGGGCGGGGCGGGTCGGCATGGAGCCAGCGTAGCGACGCCGGCACGCGGCATCCGCCCCGCATCGCCCCGGAATTCCGGGCCTCCTCACGGCGTTGTCCCTGCTGGATCCACTAGGTTTGTATGGCGCGACCGCCCCGGTCCGCACGATTCCCCTCCACACGACGAACACAGCCGAAAGCAGAGGAACCACAGCAATGGCTCTGAACAACCCCGCCTTCTCACGCAATGAGGCGTTCACCTCCGGCCAGGGGGCGGTGGCTGTCGCACAGGACATGTCCGCCCAGCAGCTGAACGAC comes from the Agromyces marinus genome and includes:
- a CDS encoding helix-turn-helix transcriptional regulator, with the protein product MAETTARALKLLSLLQTHRHWTSAEISDRLGITERTVRRDIDRLRELGYRIESSPGVTGGYRLEAGNALPPLLLDDDEAVAIAIGLRIAAEQRLVDGTQTTLSALAKLEQVLPPALRRRVAALGEAVQPTPATGTAVSPSLLGELALACRDHERLRFGYTSAVGEASERRVEPHALAPAARNWYLVCWDLDREDWRTFRVDRIERVQHTRVIGPSRELEPALRDEMVLAASSYSPQRIEADVVMDLDFDTFHEHFGHWGQGATPEGSARTRWPIGGADFREALYGMLYIPEGVAFATDFPEPHRAELREVLGRVIRALDAPAPAPAGSAAANAGPPG
- a CDS encoding ABC transporter ATP-binding protein encodes the protein MTTSPIIETHGLTKRFTVKKQPVAAVTDLSISVTPGELVAFLGPNGAGKSTSLRMLTTLIPPTEGTARVAGFDIRRQPGEVRARIGYVGQLTSGSFAQRVGDELLSQGAFYGMRRADAARRADELIASLGLQAIRTRTVQQLSGGQKRRLDIALGLMHAPPLIFLDEPSTGLDPQSRANLWEHTLRLREEHGTTVFVTTHYLEEADRYAERVLVMDQGRVIADDTAPALKATLAGDLLAFGFDSADEASAALPVLAQVTGREPLLGPDARVSVTAPSGDGLLPAAIRALDAAGLGVRTATGVPPTLDDVFLALTGRALRETDRAENEPEPAKETAR
- a CDS encoding glycerophosphodiester phosphodiesterase family protein is translated as MPTRPAPRPLVIAHRGASGYRPEHTEAAYRLAFALGAEAVEPDLVPTRDGVLVLRHENEISGTTDVATRPEFASRRTTREVDGRELTGWFTEDFTWAELSTLRATERLGAIRQHSASFDGRYPLIRFRDLLVLLDAASDESGREIGLVAEFKHASHFAELGLPLDELFAAELGAAGWGRGGDRLIMESFEPTLLDRLRQRGIRGARVFLLEDAGAPFDLVLEHGASAVGYDDFATEAGLLGLAQRVTGVSVGKRRLVGPQRRGAAGPGVLEGAEFVDAAHGAGLSVYTWTLRPENRFLTPARRTGTARGAWGDWLGEFRAIIDTGVDGIFVDHPDLGLEARGGLDER